The Actinomycetota bacterium region CATGCCGGCCGAGAGGGAGCCGCCGGCCAGGAGCTCCCGCAGCTGGGCGGTCCCGACCCGTGAGAGCACCGATCCCGCGTCCGACAGGTCCTCGTACAGCCCCTCCACGTCGGTGAGGTAGACGAGCTTGGCCGCCCCGAGGGCGGCCGCCACCGCGCCGGCCGTCAGGTCCGCGTTGATGTTCAGGGCCTGTCCGTCCGGGTCGAGTCCCATGGGGGCGACGACCGGCAGGAACCCCGCCGCGAGGAGCTCGTTGAGCACCCGGGGGTCCACCCGCTCGACGACGCCGACCAGCCCGAGGTCGGCCCCCGACGGGGCGCTCATCCGGCGGGCCCGTATCAGGTTCCCGTCCTCCCCCGAGATCCCGACGGCCAGGTCGCCGTGGCCGTTCACGAGGGAGACGAGCTCCTTGTTCGTCTTCTGCAGCACCATGCGGACGACGTCCAGCTCCGCCTCCCCCGTCACCC contains the following coding sequences:
- the argB gene encoding acetylglutamate kinase → MNTTLIEKARTLTEALPYIKRWSGRTVVIKYGGNAMQDPGRIRSFVGDVVLMHHIGIRPVIVHGAGPQISEMLSRLQHETRFVDGYRVTGEAELDVVRMVLQKTNKELVSLVNGHGDLAVGISGEDGNLIRARRMSAPSGADLGLVGVVERVDPRVLNELLAAGFLPVVAPMGLDPDGQALNINADLTAGAVAAALGAAKLVYLTDVEGLYEDLSDAGSVLSRVGTAQLRELLAGGSLSAGMIPKVTSCVEAVEAGVERAHILDGRVEHALLLEIFTDRGVGTMVEAS